In Dermacentor silvarum isolate Dsil-2018 chromosome 2, BIME_Dsil_1.4, whole genome shotgun sequence, the following proteins share a genomic window:
- the LOC119440017 gene encoding shematrin-like protein 1 → MGPPGKCRVLPCRVGNLGRLQVLLVYLVVEGYGLHHHQQPAQAGYRGVGFGGYAASGTPYGGYDAYASPPQPYSFGYDNVDEYGNRQFHSEQGDSNNAKTGSYGYRDANGLYRRVNYVADANGFRATVDTNEPGTAPGASADVVFNAAPVVPPVPSAATQIGAPAAYAVRAAAPYNAGGYSGYGRYGYNPYGGAAGVYGYSPYGRHGYVASGPALGGYAYGGQSPYGYGAAGYAPGYAPGTYGAPSGYGSRPSAHHGYRHRR, encoded by the exons TTGCAAGTGCTACTCGTCTACCTCGTCGTCGAAGGCTACGGACTACACCACCACCAGCAACCGGCACAAGCCGGATACAGAGGCGTCGGCTTCGGTGGCTACGCTGCTTCAGGGACCCCTTACGGAGGATACGATGCCTATGCGTCC ccacctcagCCGTACAGTTTCGGCTACGACAACGTGGACGAGTACGGCAACCGGCAGTTCCACAGCGAGCAAGGTGACTCAAACAACGCCAAGACCGGCTCGTACGGCTACCGTGATGCGAACGGCCTCTACCGGCGGGTGAACTACGTGGCCGACGCGAACGGCTTCCGGGCCACTGTGGACACTAACGAGCCGGGAACCGCCCCTGGTGCCAGCGCCGACGTGGTCTTCAACGCTGCGCCAGTcgtccctcccgtcccctcagCCGCTACACAGATTGGTGCACCCGCAGCCTATGCAGTTAGGGCAGCCGCACCGTACAACGCTGGTGGCTACAGCGGCTACGGCAGATACGGATACAACCCTTACGGAGGCGCTGCTGGAGTCTACGGATACTCACCGTACGGGCGTCACGGTTACGTTGCCAGTGGCCCAGCACTTGGCGGATACGCTTACGGCGGCCAATCCCCGTACGGCTACGGTGCCGCCGGCTACGCGCCGGGTTACGCGCCGGGAACATATGGCGCCCCTTCGGGATACGGAAGTAGGCCGTCGGCTCATCACGGATACCGGCACCGTCGTTAA